AATAAAAATGTTAGGATGAAGGTTTTGGAGAGTGTTTagtaaattaggatttttttttgggacaaataataatataattagagtataaaatagtaattgaaaaccaattttaatccattaaaattatttttttaaaaaatattatttattcatgaatttacaaattattttcaaataaacactctaatctaaaaattagagataatcaaattaatttctttttatttataaaataaagcgAGATGTTACACAAAACTAGCCTGGAGCTTGAAGGTCCTCTATATACTTTCCTCGCCAAAAAAGCCTCCATCTTCAAAGTGTTAAAATCTAAATACACCATAGGATTTGATTATCTAAAGCAAAGAAATTGGAATATATATAATACCAATTCacagtatatataatataatatgatGTGATTGGTCacccaaaaaataaatgatgtATATCAATGAGCATGGCCATTGTTCATACAAGGAACAAGTATACAATCAAAGCTTTATATTGTAAATCAATCTATAGAATTCTTTAGTTTCCTCTGCACTATCCCTAAGAAATGATGAAgcccaaaataaataacaataacacACTCGAATGCATCTTCTCATGTGAAAAATATCACAATCATTTGGTTATGTTATGTATGATATCTCTcaccatcaattttttttcctcGCATGTTGAATCACACCCTAATGTATGTACAACAAAACTACATAAACAGAACCACCGGTAAAGCAACCAATAAAGAAGCCAAGAGAGAGGGAACCATCAAAGAGGGTGGTGATGAAGACTTTATCTGAATGGGAAAATTGCAGGTGTCGGTTGAAATGTTTGTCAACGAAAGCTTCGCCAAACCTCCAAAATTGCAGGCTTGAAGGTTCTGATTTTGCATTTGAAAATACATGTTAAATGCATATGAAGCATTCCCATTAGCATCCAAATTGTTGCATGAAGATCCATAGCCAAGTGCAGTGCAATCCCCATTGGTGCAGGCATAAGTGATACTTTCCCCGAGTTTGCTGAGATCTTTAGCATTAGGATTAAACATGCACCATTCTTGTTCGAGGTACTGTACATTTTTCGCACCAACGAGCATCTTGTTCTGATTCTGGCCGGAAAGGTCCATCGGGAACTTAGGCTGCCCATCATACCCGAAAATCCCCCAGTGACGCTCGAAGTTCCCTGGCTGAATGCTCTTTCCATTCTCATCAAGGAGCCCGAACAGATAGACTTCGATGTATCCAGGGCGGCGGGGTGTCCCTTTGTTGGCTGCAAGCCTTGGCAGGAGTCCATTGTAGAACCTCAAAGCATTGCGCGTGTTGGCGTTCTTGTCGCCGTCAGTAGGCCATCCAACTTCTCCAACAATTATGGGCAGGTCTCCGTACCCTGCTTTGCTGAGAGCGGCAACAAGGGTATCAAAATTCGCATCGAAGACATTGGTGTACGGAGTCCCGTTATCGTTTATGGGGTTGGTGACACCATCAAAGAAGGCATAATCAAAAGGGAAATCGTCATGCCCATAGAGACTCAAGAAAGGGTAAATGTTCACTGTAAATGGTGCACCATTCTTGCTGAGGAATGCTACTATCTGGGTCATTAGGCCATTGATATCAGCCCGGAATGTTCCAGAAGACGGAACAGGATTGTTTGCCGGAGACTCATAAACATCAGCATTTAAGGGCACTGTAGCCTTAATCTTATCACCAACACCAGCTTCATTAAGTGCATTTTGAATGTTTTGTAGTGCAGGGAATGTGACATTCAAGAATGAATTATTGTATGATTTCAAAAATGGCTCGTTCCCAACAGCTACATACCTGCAAAAGAATAGATTGATTCAATGCATAAGATTAGGCCCCCTCAATTGAGCAATATTATCATTGAACACAAAACAGGAAATACACAATTAAATGAAGTTACCATGACCTTTAATATATTAATggtatatatttaattattgagagaatttaggatttCCAAGCAATAAGGATTAAGACATAGTGCTTAATAGACTCACCATGAAACTCAAGCGCAAAAATATTACCACTGTGGTTTATTGATTGATTCTCTACAAGGCCAGGTAAACTTCTAACTCCTTTTGAAATATATTCAACTCCAATTCTTTTATCAACTGACATGGAAGGTAAAAATCTTTAAACCCAGAGAAGGTAGAACAACAACCATGGCCCAACAAGTTCTAATAGTCCTATTTGTTATAACTCGAATCTTTCTTGTCTTGATGTACTTTGTCTTAATCAGTTTCTTGATATACTTCCCCTCACACACATTAATACATACATAAGCACATACCTTTACATTTATACACAcaaatacacacacacacacacacacacacacacacacacacacacacacacacacatatatatatatatataatattgtcCTATACTATTGGAAACTTCAACTGCAAGCATATGAAAGTGCGTGGTAAGGGCCATTGCTATCGATTTGCTTCCCTTAAATATTGTAAGCTGCAAGCAAAGTGATTCATTTCTTATCATAACAGATGCCCtgttattctttttcttttttttccccttcCTTTTCGGTGTAGCAAATTAGCAATTAGCAAATATCCTTCTCCTCAGCCACATAAAAAGGCACTGGAGGAGGCAGCAGcacttccaaaaaaaaaaaagaatcaaatCTGCGGGTATTTCCAAGTAATTACATATGAGGCTCGTGGAGAAAAGAGACAACTTTGGCTTCACTTTTGAAAGATTCCTGACCCACTTTTCGTTGCCCCTAAACTCATCAACCAATTAAAATTCATTCTTAAAtagttattactattattattaatttattatgatgCACAACGGGATTAATGCCCCCTTCATAGTTCAAACTTCAAAGGTCACCTCATGTTAATGATAAATTGAACACAAGAAGCGAAGAACCCCCTAAAAATTtttccaatttatttttttaccccaaaaaaaaacaaaatcataaGCTGGATTAACAAGGAACCTAGGCAGCTATGATGCTAAATCTAAACCATATCTGCATCCAAATAAGTTCTAAAATTCACACTAAAAAACAAATAGTATTAAACAATAGAAAccagaaagagaaagaaggacTGAAGGAGAGCAAAAGAACTAACTCACTTGATGTTAACACCGCCATTGAAGTTGTACCTTGTAACACTCTTCTTAACCCACTGTTTGGCTTTATCATTGTCATTCATATCAGCAAGCTGGATGTTAGGTATGGCAACCATGACCTCGATTGCAGTGCCAGCAAGAGCACTCATTGTTGATTCTTCTGCATCGAACAGCTTCACCTTCTGAATCCCATTGTCCTTCAGCATCTGCACCACCGTGTCCGGTGGCAACTTGTGCGTTGCTTGCGTTCCCCAATTCACACCCAGCCCTTCCACAACGGCATGGCAGCACCACAGAAACAATAACAGAgggcttgaaaaaaaaaaatagaaactggttatgtatgtatgttgcaacttaaaaaaccaaaaacccCACTTTAAGAGAGAAACCGTTCAAGAAAGTGAGGGGCTCTAACGAAGAAACAGCGAAATTAGCGAGAATATAGTAATATAGCCCCACTTTCACAACCTCCACAATTCGATGAATTGAATGAGATCGTTATACTTATacgaataaataaataataataataataataataataataataataataataataataataataataataataataataaaatcaaatctctGTATAAGAATATAAAGGATCACAATTCTGAAATCAAATcagtggaaaacaaaataagatttgattttcttttctttttttttagtttcttggccTCTTATTGGCTTATTGAGAGACCAAAGACAATATGTTGTGTCTTAAAACTAGATAGATGAACAAAGAGATGTGTTGTGAGAAGAGTGGTTATGGaaggagaagaaataaaaatgtgGGGAAATTGAAATTCTGAGGAGCTTGTGTGAAAGGGAAAGTGTTGGAGATAAAGGCAGAGAGAAAGACAAATacctcccttttttttttcttattttgtcttTAGTTTTTGGGAAATCTGATTCGATTCTAACCGCGGTTTAAACTTTAACGGCTATCTGCAACTATGAAAGATTGTGATTTGTGAAAGCTGTACCCGACAAAGAAAATTGAAgccattattaatttattatcaagTACCGCGTAAAAGAATGATACATTCCATGCGAGagattcaaaaaaataatatataaattaaaattttatttttttaagttttatatattaaaaaaattaaataatttttttattatcaatataattaaatatttatttttttataaatgtcGTTAAATAATTCTGCATGGTTCCACCCTGCAAGAACTCCGAATCATTCTTTTGAAGCTCATCCTCTTCCTCATAAATGATCCGCTTGCCCCGAAATGACCTGGCCCAATAGGGAAATCCCAATTCATTGGGCCTTTCGATACAATTAAATAGAAAGCCACAAGGGCGCCATATTCTAGGAGCCCAAACTATGTGATTGAATAAATCCTCCTCCATCTGTTGCGGGACAAAAGATCTTCTTTCTAAAGAGATTCGATTCGGAACTATGATATGTCCAAGGTCCAATATTGAAATAATTTCAGAGGTTTTCCTTGACTTTGTCCGTGTCAACAAAAAATTCGAAATGCCTCGACTTTTTTAGAATAGGTCTGAGTCAAATAGCAATGATTCGAAGCACTTTACACTATTTCGGAAATCCAAGGGTATAATACACATTCCAGTTGACCGAGCCTAATTCTAATTGTTTTGTTCCGAAGCAAAGATATCCACGGGGCGGTTTGT
This portion of the Arachis duranensis cultivar V14167 chromosome 6, aradu.V14167.gnm2.J7QH, whole genome shotgun sequence genome encodes:
- the LOC107494516 gene encoding glucan endo-1,3-beta-glucosidase 8 gives rise to the protein MYANITSVRPSPRLTDVSLESKSRWTHHHISARFQGSLDSFNLLLSALLSQSPLLLFLWCCHAVVEGLGVNWGTQATHKLPPDTVVQMLKDNGIQKVKLFDAEESTMSALAGTAIEVMVAIPNIQLADMNDNDKAKQWVKKSVTRYNFNGGVNIKYVAVGNEPFLKSYNNSFLNVTFPALQNIQNALNEAGVGDKIKATVPLNADVYESPANNPVPSSGTFRADINGLMTQIVAFLSKNGAPFTVNIYPFLSLYGHDDFPFDYAFFDGVTNPINDNGTPYTNVFDANFDTLVAALSKAGYGDLPIIVGEVGWPTDGDKNANTRNALRFYNGLLPRLAANKGTPRRPGYIEVYLFGLLDENGKSIQPGNFERHWGIFGYDGQPKFPMDLSGQNQNKMLVGAKNVQYLEQEWCMFNPNAKDLSKLGESITYACTNGDCTALGYGSSCNNLDANGNASYAFNMYFQMQNQNLQACNFGGLAKLSLTNISTDTCNFPIQIKSSSPPSLMVPSLLASLLVALPVVLFM